Below is a window of Brachyhypopomus gauderio isolate BG-103 unplaced genomic scaffold, BGAUD_0.2 sc131, whole genome shotgun sequence DNA.
GCTGCCAGGCCACAGAGAATGGCTTCACCCAGACGCTCGCCGTTTACGAGGTCAGAGAGAAGGGTGGCGTGAATCTTCAGCTGCCTGCCACCAGCCTGCCCCAAGACAACCAACCCAACAATGAGGGGCAAAGGGACACAACGAGGCAGGTGACCCCAGCGACAACGGAGCTAAAGCCCAAAATGGAGAAACCGAAGCCCTCCTCTGCTCCTACGGACATGCCCACAGTCATCTTACACAGGAACTTTGCTCATAAGATGGGTTCAGACAGGGAGGCGGAGACGGAGGTGGAGGCTGGTGTTGTAGACCAGGGTCGGCTGAGCAGCACGAACAGATATGTGCAGGAGCTGATCGTGGTGTCTGTGCTGTTGGTTTTGTGCATTATCGCTCTGTTGATGATGGCGTTGTACAACTTCAGGCTACGGCATCATCACAGGACGGCGCCAGCCATGCAACAAGATGCCGAGACTCCAGATGGGGCCACAGCGTCCGAGAGGGAGGTGCTCAGGACGCAGTCAACCTATGAAGACAAATGCAGGGGGAATGAGTCCAACAAGCAGGACACTGGTGGCAAATCTTCAATGACCCTGAGCAACGGCACGCTGAACGGCTCCATGAGCCACCTGCCCAACATGCCTATCTGAGGGAATCACCAAGGCTTCTCGAGCCCTTCTTGGCTAGGATTAGCCTCTCGCAGATTCTTCTAAATAAATCAGAAACTGGAGCAAAACAAGATTCCTGAAGCTGATAAAAATCTGACAAATCTCCAGTTTTACCTAGCTGACACCGAACCATTTAGCTGTTTCTGAGCCATAGGGTGCTGAATTTGACCTAAAGCCTGTATCTCTGCAGTGATCTTCAGTCATGTAATGGTGACGCATAGCTTGGTACGCCACACCACTGCTTATAAGGGCCCTCTTTTTTCAGTGGACACAGTGCTATCAGACTCATTCTTCAGTTTGCGGTTATCCTGCAAATATTTCTCCATCTTGTAATGCTTTGGACTGATGCACCGAGTGACTAGATTCACTGTGATGGAGAATTGTGTAGTTTTGTGCTGTGGACACTCAGAGGGGTATTCGCCTTGTGAAGCTGTGTATACAACGGTGAATCGTCAGTGAAACTGAAGTTTTTGGGAATCTAGATGAATGAAAAGGTGAAGATTAATTTAAAAAGTGACAGTCACTTCCACAATTGTATTAAAACACCTTAATGACACCTGAGTTGAATTTCAATAATTTTGTTTAGGTCTGTTAAGAAATAACCAAATTTGTATCCATCAGGCAGTTCCAACAGGTACAATGATTTAAAAAATCTATTTATAAGGGACTGCAcatgtatttattatttcttTCCATGGATGTACAGTATCCAGAGTTAGAAACCTCACAGTATTCTATTTTAGCTCGTTTATTTCAATTTCACATTTGGTTAACCTGTCAGAATTCTCTTGTCAGTTTGGTCTCTGCAATTCAGATTTAATCTTGTATGTTCACTAGTTTCAACAATGGCACTCGCGTGGTGGTTTAATAGTCCTTAAGGCAATGTCCACTCTATCCTCTTACAAATGTTTAAAACTGATTGATCATCTTGTTAAGGTTAAAATAAAGTGGATTTATTGCTGAAGGTAATATACAGGTTGGGGTTTACACTCAGGTTTGCTGCTAAGATTAAATTTTCCTTAATCCAATATCCCTGCTTATCAGTCAAGGAAAAtggtgggaaagagagagagagagagaaaagtgtttttaataCTGTAGAATATTGTATCCTTAAACCACAGGCAGCCTGCAAGTTGAACACAGATGACGTAAGCAGTCTTTTTTTTCCCAGGCTGACATTAAATGATGCTGAAAGCTGGACAGAGATCTTAATTTGACCACCTGTGTacctgtgattttttttttcttctgtcaaGTTCAACTCTGTGTACAACTGtcttaataaaatgttttatttttatactgcagacaaaaaataataaacattgGTTCGAAAAAATGTTTACAACTTGCTCGGATTTTCAtcgccactaggtggcagccCCAAAACGGAACTAGTAAAGGAAAGTCTTATTACATTTCTGTGGAGAAAGCACAGCATTTTTTTTTCCGTTTGTATCCTTTGTGTAATAAATATTTTCTATTTCGGTCTTTGCATTTAGTAATGTGATGACATTTTAATTAAGCTTCAGCACAGAgcggctcgtgtgtgtgtgctgtgggctGGTACAGGGCTGCTGTGCTCCGTTATTCAAGTGTCCATCAGTAAACGGTGTCCTGGACAAGTTCTCACGCAGCCGTCCGGGCCTCATCCTGCATCCTCCGGGACGAACTGTTTCTTCGTAACGAATCGCCGTTAGCGAGTTTTGTTGCTAACCTGCAGGTACGTCGTAGGAATTTGCTGGTCGTGATAAAATTGCCTGTTTTACTAGGCAGCAATGCGTCATTAGTGCACGCGCACCCTGTATAGGACAGGTATGAGCGCGCGCCCAGGGTCTCGGGTGTGTATAATGAATATAAACTGCTCGCGATGATGCGTGTGTATTCTGATGGAGTTAGTAGTGCTGGTGTGCATATCTATGCAGTGATGTGTTGTCTACATCACTGTGTCCGTGCTCGTGGTGAGGACTTGCCCTTGACTACACACTCCAGCTGTGGGTCTGAGCCACATTGCTGAGTTGCAGGAACATTAAAATCAATACGTGCTGCTGAAGCCTATTGCGTTGCATCCGCACCTGAGTTTATCTCGGTCCGCTAGAATATTTCTTCGTTATTGTGTTCTTGTTTATCGCACAAGCTTTATTTTCCGTTTTACAGTTTCAGACACTCCCAGTGTTGGGGCCTAGCCCACTTTTAATGGCCTGCTCCAGTGTAGGACTATCACACGTACATATAATCCCTGACGCTCAACTTCCACACTGTTCCTTATTTCTTTAAAGAAGCTACGAATCACGGAGGTGCCAGACGGGCGCatcagtgatacggcttctcacacatcctcctcctcctcctcctcctcaatgCGGTACCCGTGGATGGAGCCGCGCACACTGCACGCGCCCTATCTAACCTTGCACGTGCGGCCGAGGAGTGACGGGCTACACGTCGCAGTACAAATACGGTCACATCTAAATCAAACAAGTCGGTTCCGAGAACTGCAGCGCATTTGCTTGTCGACGTTTGATATTGGATAATTCACGTGTATGAGATGCAAACCACGGCATAATAAAATGAAACGAATGTTTGAAACGTTGCTCCTGATAATTTTGTGTGCAGTTTTCTGTTGCGCTGCGTCCAGATTGATTGATTTGTGTACTGCGCTTTTGCGCACGTGAAGATGTCACACGTTTCCGCCGCTCGACTTGCGTTTATTTATCCATCTCTTATGAATCTATCGTATCTGTCACATTACAGCAGTAAAGCGCTCGGTCATTCATAGTCCCACCTCCAGATCATATCGTAGGACTCGAGGCCACAACTCCATACATCATTCGAGGTGTTCTCACGTGAGTTTTCTAATGCATGACTGTTTTATATTCATCACTAAACCTTTCTCTTTAAATGAGTTGTTTAATGTTGGTGTTCTTAGCTATATGTCTCAGTCCACTCTTCCCTAACCTGATGGTAAGATGCAGACATGGGAGATGAGATGATCCTCGTTTTGGGACTCTCCTATGAAGCAGAGTTCAGCTCAAACATGCTCATCTCATACCTTCAAACATACCTTCTCATGTTTTATTTCTACTGCATGTATCACTGGTATTTTTGTCTATTCTTTGACTTGTAATTCTTTGGataattaaattattttcaGTATctagttttattaaatgttaagAAATTGTAGTATTTATCCATGTaactattatttatttgtttgttttgcaaaCCTTATTGAGGTGATTGATCTCAGGATGTAATAAGCTTCATTATTCAATTACTTTATTTCCATCAGTGATTGCATGTTTGTGTAAAGTGCTTTGAATTGCACCTGTGCCACACTAGCGCTCCACGAATAGACGTACTTGTCCTGGCCTTGCCCAGAACCTTCAGAAACAGTGTCAGCgtatttgtctgttttgttttgtctagTTGTCGCATTTGTGGAGATGCTCCAGTTTGTGGAGTCTGTGCAGCTTCCGTTTTAAGCTGGTTTTAGTTCAGTCCACTCACTTCCTTTGAGGACCTGGGCTCCCTCTCGCATTTTACATCCATTTGTGAAGTACCAGGAGAAACAGAAAGTGGCCACTATTTATCCAGTAACATCACAAAATGAATTTTCAAGTAGTTATCATACGAGCCGCAGGGTTAACATGCAGGTTTTTATAGTTTTGTGGTACAATGCACAACTGGCTGAAATATTCGGTTGGTTGGTATAGTCATTAACATCACTGCCTGCTCTATGCTTTATCAGTAAGAGGCCTTGGACAAAACTATTTTTTTTACTATCAACATTCATAATAGCCGAGCTATATTTGCAGTTGCTGGTATGCCCATAtgtgtttgttggtttgtttttgaACGGTGGGTGCAACTTCTTACTGAAATAACATAATTTAAACGCCAAACACATGGCAGACGTGTTCAAAGACAACAATGTTACAGTGCAACAAGGGATGGGTCATTGCACTTTAAGTTTTCAAGAAATAACTCCACGTGATCACTGAAAACAAAGCTTCGTTTCGAAACACATAAAAGACAATAAGGAGCGTTAGTTGCCAATATAGGGTTGAATATGTGTATGCTTCAATATAATAactatgaataaataaaaatgttacatTGCTTAAAAAAGGAGAATCAAACATGTTCAGCCTTTTTTGTTCTACCTATATTTGCAAAACTGTTTAATAGTTTGTGTTGATTTTCATTTGTTGGAGTTTATTTCACAATGTGGCCCACAGATGGTTAAGTCTCTCTCTGATGATTTAATTCTCAGGCCAGACCGCTAGAATTCCACAGTGTGCACTGCACTGATTGCTGATACCTGCCTGTACTATGGGGATGGAAACTCAGGGCCCCGTCCACACTGTTGGAAGACTGACCCCTGCACAGGTGAAGACGTTCCAGAAGGTAGAGCCAAAGGCTCTGGGGGTGAGTAACTGCTTTCTTCATTTCATCAGGAGGAGACCCTGAAGAGAGGGTTGTCACAGTGAGAATACATCTCTAACGTGCTGTTATTTCCAGATAAGTACACTACATTGCCAGAAATATGTGGACACCCCTCCTAGTTTTGGTGTTTCAGCCACAATAATAGCTAATCAACTACAAAGTCCTGCAATCTACGCATACAAGCATTGTCAGTAAAATGGGACCTTCTGAAGGGCTCAGTGACTTTAAATATGCCACTGAATGCCGTCTTTGATCAATTCATTACATTTCTAGCTAGATCTGTCCTGTTCAACTAAAAGTGCTTTTATTGTGGAGACCTGTAGAAGTAACAACAGCGCACAGCCATAGCAATAGACCCCAGCAGATACACGGTGTATGATCGTAGAAGGATGAAGCACATGAAATTGTCTGTCTTCTTTTGCATCAAGCATCACAGTGATCCAAACCAGAAGCAGCATGGGACTGAAGGGGTTCCTCAGTTCTGGAGCATATGCACAAAAATGCATCCTTACTGCATCCATTGTATAAATATATCACTAACACTTCACTAATGTATCACTCCTGCTGTGTTTGTCCTGGGCAATTGTAGTGCTTTCCACATATGTAAGTGTAGTCTGGGTTTGCCATTCTGAGAGTGAATTAGTGTAGTAAGTCTATTCTGAAAATGAATGTGTAGTAAGTCTATTCTGAGAATGAATTAGTGTAGTAAGTCTATTCTGAGAATGAATTAGTGTAGTAAGTCTAACTCTATTCTCTCTTCTGCCTGTCAGTCAATCCAGATCATCATTGCTGCCCTGTGCCTGTGCCTGAGTGTTTCCATTCTTCAGATCTACTATGAGGTCCACTTCACTCCAGACCTCATTGTGGTAGTTGTGATTGTTTTGCAGGTAAGTATTCAGCAGCACTGTCCTACCTTCCCCAACCATTAACCCTCTTTGGTAAGATGGCTGTTGTAATGCAGGCAGCAATGTGGCGTGCTGAGATTGACTCTGTCACGTGTTCCTGTAGCTACTTGCGTCCGGATCCATCCTGATCCATGCTGGGAGGTTCCCCTCTCTTTTCTGGGTGAGTCACAAAAAATGGGGAAAAAACCCCATTTTACACTAAAACTATGCTTCTCCTATACCATACTTATAGAGCCTAATATACTGGATTTTGTCTAGCCTTTACAGTGGATGGCAGTCATACATTTAGTGCACACTAATTAAATGTACTGAACTTCTCACACGTTTTAGTCCAACCTTCTTCACaaatctggggtgagtttcccaaaacgttcttagcgctaagtacttcttaacctcgtacgtaagaatgaggttacgaagtacttagcgcaaagaacgttttgggaaactcacccctgattCGTAGCACTTGATGTAAGCTCAGAGTGTTTAAGTCGGAGCATCGCCGTACAATTAAGGCAGAGCGTTCGCAGGtcaaaacgactctggtggtgcACCTGGTGAGCGCCGCCTTCAGCACGGCTGCGCTGGGTCTCCTGTCCCGTCACCTGCCCTACCGTCAGGACTCCTACCACTGCGAGCACTGCAGGAGGCTGGAGATCTACGCCGTGGTAATACCATCACGCTCCACGGGTTTACACTCAGTCTGCATGACCAAAGAATAACAGGAATAAccaaatcacactgctttaaaaCAAAGCTAACACTGGCTTTTAAAAATCTATTTATAGAATCACATATAATGACATTCTCATAAAACATATGCATGTGTTTTGTGTAATAACCAATGATCATCGTTAATGAATTGAACCTTGATGTAATAATGAGACCTTTAAGAATATCAAATTGCTTTGCATCTCTCATTTCGAATGCATACATGGTACTGCGTGTATAGTGTCAATTTCGAGCTGATGCGAGAGCACAAAATTGAATTCAAGTCTTTGAAAGTTGCCAAGTAAGCAGAGCTTTAGAAGGACCAACGTGCAGAAGTGGCATTTCATTCCGTCATAACCAGAATTGCCCttctaatatattttttgtcatGCATTTTTGGTGAGCACTCTGCTGATGAGAGAGGAATGTCTTGGGGGCTGAATATACAGTCTTGTATATTGAATATACAGTGGTACCGAACAGGAGTTGGAATTAGGACAGCACTGGTCAGAACTAAGCAGATTTAACACTGCTTAAGTCCATAGCAAAACTGCACCTGGTCCAGGCACCTTTGTAGAACTGAAGTTGGAGTCGAGACTATTATCACAGTGATCAGAATGTGGTGAAATTTAACATCAGATTTAAAAGCATGATCTCATGGTTGTCACTCACTctgttacagtttttttttactcataTAATTGCATTTTCCATATAATTGATACATTTTCAAAGGACTGTACCAAAGTGCAAAACAACCCTAAAACTGTGTGAAGGGAAAATGCACCAAACTGCGGCTTTAGTAAAGGTATTCACATGGCAAGATGACCACCTTAACGTGTCTGAGAGAATAGCTAGTGGGGAGGTTTGGTTTCGACCGTCTTTGTAGTTTGTTGGTTCACATTAAGCTACACTGTGGCACTGAAATGTCCATGGTAATTAAAAGTCTTTGTGAAGAACTTTTATATGACTAAGCATGGGAAATATTTAAAACATTAGTGTGTTATAATTTTGCTGTCTTTTTGTGGCATTTTGTAAGAATATAACTAATCCTTGACAGTTTGCACTTGGTACAGGTTTTTTGATGCTGGAGAGATTGAGTAAGTGGTTTGACAAGCAATTTTAAAAAACTGTAACAGTTTCATCAGAATATCAGGTTTTTGCACAGGGCTATAGTTTAGAGTTAAATTTTGCAAATGtctttggtcttttgcaaaatTTAACACAGCTTTGTCTTTTGTGTCTGCTTTTCCAAAGCAACAGAATTGTTACAAGCAGTGCACTTATACGGTCGAAAGAACCAGTAAAGTAAGTAATGGAATCTTGTGTTTTAGACTCTGTTGTGCATGAAGTTACTTAACAGTTAAACTAGTAAGTAGAGATGGCACCAATTTGATACCACATATCACAATCAGGATATCGCTGGACAGGATATCTGTAGAGGAACTTGGAGGAAAAAACAGATCCTTTACATCACAAATCCTTCTTGAAAATAACATGGACATGCTTTGCAACAGCACACCATGTGAAAACAGCCAGACTACTTTGAACACAGTTTATACACTGCTGTAGAATTTAACTGTAGCATTTTCTTCACATTAATTACAGAACTTAATTAATTAAACAGAATTAAATTAATTACATTCTAATGCAAATATACGTGGACTCACACTTATGTGATGAATTGCGTTACTATAATTTTGATAATACAGCATTGACCCATTGTGGGGACTTTGCCTTCTAGTAAGAGAGCTTAAACATGACAAAATAACACTTTTATTTTAATAGCACTGTTTACTGAAATGGATCAGTGACCAATGGTGAATTGTTTATTAATTGCttacaaaaaaacacaaaacaatcacaTGTTCAGGTTGGTCGTGAAGTACACAACGTTCCGGGTGGGGGGGAAAGGTGAAACCTGACAAACTGAACCAGAGAAGAGAGAGTAATCGAACAAGTAAAGCACTCTCCCTCTGTTAATTCAGCTACAGTTTAAGTACACCACatgaaaaatggaaaccctGCTGTTTGCCGTTAGCCTGCTGAGTTTTATGATGGAAACATGCTAAAGAATTAACTTCAGCTCTGCCTCTGGTTAGAAAGAATAAAAATCTTGTAATCATTACCATATAGAATTGACTATAGAATTGACTACCATAGAAAACCATAAACGCCTTTCTCCATTTGCTTTCTCCTGCTCACCTAGTGTGTTTGGTAGAATAGAAATTGACTGTTGAAATTTACAAGAACATCAACTACAGTgagggaaataagtatttgaagaCTCTGCGActttctcccacttagaaatcatggagaggtctgaaattttcatctcaggtgcatgtccactgtgagagacataaacaaaaaataatatttcTGGAAATCACAAAGTATGTGATTTAATAatttgtgtgtttctgctgcaaataagaattttttaaacctgtgaaatcaatgttaatatttggtacagtagcctttgtttgcaattacagaggtcaaacatttcctgtagtttttcaccaggattgcacacactgcagcaggtattttggcccattcctccacacagatcttctccagatcagccaggtttctgggctgtcACTGATAAACATGGAGTTTGAGTTTcctccaaagattttctatagggtctgaagactggctaggccactccagaaccttgatatgTTGCTTACAgagccactccttggttatcctggctgggtgctttgggtcattgtcatgttgaaagacccagccacgacccatcttcagtgctttaactgagggaaggaggttgttccccaaaatctcccaatacatggccccggtcatcctctccttaatacagtgcagtcatcctgtcccatgtgcagaaaaacacccccaaaacatgatgcttccacccccATGATTCACAGTGGGTGTTTTTGGGGTGGTACTCATCATtctttgtcctccaaacacggtgagtggaattaagaccaataagttctattttggtctcatctgaccacagaactttctcccatgaCTCCTCTGGATCATTCAAATGTTCATGGGTGAACTTAAGACAGGCCTGGACATGTGTTGATTTAAGCAGGGGAACCTTCTGTACcatgactttaaactatgacgtcttagtgtattacccacagtaaccttggaaacagtagtgccagctctcttcaggtcattgaccagctcCTCCCATGTAGTTCTGGGCTGGTTCCTCACCTTTCATATGATCATTGCTACaccacgaggtgagatcttaCATGGAGCTCCAGTCTGAGGGAGATTGACAGTCGTGTTTATCTTAGTTGGTCTTttttcaccaagctgcttggtAGTTGCCCTGTAGACCTTtccagccttgtggaggtctacaatttagtctctggtgtctttggactgctctttggtcttaggcatgttagtagttggagtcttacttattgtgtggggtggacaggtgtTTATGACgacctcaaacaggtgcttctaatttagaataataagtggagtggaggtggacctTTTAGAGGTGGACCaacaggtctttgagggccagaatctttgctgattggcaggtgttcaaatacttatctGCAGCAGTAACAAAAATAAATTgtttaaaaatcatacattttgATTTCCACATTTTTTAGATCATATATCTCACAATGGACATGCACCACTATAGTTGCATGCAGTCATAAGGAAAAAATGCAAACAAATTATAATGTCAATTTTAGGAGTCAGTAAGTGAGGTGGCCTTACTGAccaaaagctgtgtgtgtgtgtgtgtgtgtgtgtgtgtgtgtgtgtgtgtgtgtgtgtgtgtgtgtgtgtgtttttgtttgtgtgtgtgtgtgtgtgtgtgtgtgtgtgtgtgtttttgtttgtgtgtgtgtgtgtgtgtgtttgtgtgtgtgtgtgtgtgtgtgtgtgtgtgtgtgtgtgtttgtgtgtgtgtgtgtgtgtgtgtgtatgtgtgtgtgtgtgtgtgtgtgtatgtgtgtgtgtatgtgtgtgtgtgtgtgtatgtgtgtgtgtgtgtgtgtgtgtgtgtttgtgtgtgtttgtgtgtgtgtgtgtgtgtgtgtgtgtgtgtgtgtgtgtgtgtgtgtatgtgtgtgtgtgtgtgtgtgtgtgtgtgtgtgtgtgagtgtgtgagtgtgtgtgtgtgtgtgtgtgtgtgtgtgtgtgtgtgtgtgtgtgtgtgttgggagtgagTACAGCACAGCTGGCAGCTAGGAACATGACTAAGGCACCAAATATCACCTCACTAAGTGATACTAACTGTATGGCAatgaaagaaaaatatataatactTGTCTTgtaaatttgtaattttctctTGTAAACAAAAGCTTTTTTATTTGACTTTTAATTACATGTATCTGTCATATCCATGCATATCTGTAAAATAGCAAAAATAATGCTTCTAACTAAAAATCTAACTAAAAAAGCAGCTCAAATCTGTATCAATATCGAGCAACATTCAAATGCAAGATAATGACATCAGATAAGTACTGTACAGATAAATCGGTATCGTGCCATCTCTACCAGTAAGGATAAGCTAATGCTTTCATTATTTCACAAAGcaagttttaaatgtttttcatGTTCAAAATATTTTGTTTCCAGCAGTTAAAATCCCAGTTCAGTTGCTGTAGTGCTACAACTCTACACTATTCTGCAATGTATCATACTTATTTTGCTTCATCGGTGTATTTACTAATTGGCTGAAATCCTTTGTTTTGTGTATGACATCACTAGATTAGCATACACAGTGTAGTTGGTGGGCAGCTGTGGTGTTGTTGTACTGCTCCTAGTTTTGCACTTTGGGccagtgtttttttgtttgtttgttttttaaatatcaTGATATATGTTTAGCCTCAATCAAACAGCCGTGTTATTCTTGGgtgtgattaaaaaaaaccCTGTAATGAGTCCATCTACTGTTTGTAATAAGCTGAACTGGACAGAGTAAGAACATgtattttattgttattataagaTATGGATTTTATAGATCATGATTTGGGGATTGTGACTGAGGATGATCTTAAATCCTCTTCCTGATTGATCTTCTGGTCTGTCTGTCTTCACATGGCTGGGGTCTAGCTCTTGATCGATGGCTTGTTGACCACCCTGGTGCTGTTCCTGGTGGTGGAGTTGGCAGTCTGCATAGTCACCATTCTTTTTGGGCTTGCGGTTCTGGCTAAAGGTGGTCTGCAGGTCAGTATCCTTTACAGGAAATACTATACAGCACACTGTGAAATGTGATTGATTTTGAGTGACCTATTCCTGAGCACACTTCTGTATTATATTCAAGTATTTGCAttactatatttattattacatttatgCTCAGTTCTAAAGCATGACTGTTATGGGGTGACTAGATGTCTTTTAAAGTCCATGTTTGTATTTGTGGAGGACTACAGAATGGTGTTGTGTCCTTCCACAGTTGCCTGGGGTGGGCCAGCATGTGGTGCCTCCTGCAGCTTCATCCCAGCAGTTCATCCCTCCGTCCCCAGTAGAAGCCCAGGTACCCACAGTACctcagcaggtggaggtggtggtcagagAGCCTGAGCCCGAGCCTGGACCAGCAGAAGAAATCTCGACCCCGCCCACTGAACCTCAGGTGGAGCCTATCGACTCTTTTGCTGAGATCTGATCTGGGGTCATATGACTTCCTCTCTGACCTATCACAAAGAAGACTATGGGATCAGAATGTATTACTATGGGGGTTGTAATTCAGGAGAATGAAGGGTCTTGGTCAGACCAGTGAATCTGACAGACTGTATGTCATTACACCTAATACAGCATTATCTTCTACAGAGGCAAAAAACAATTGGACTCAGTTCAGCTCATAACTATCAACCAATCAGTGAAAGTGGTCTCCATCTCCTGCCCAGAATACCATCACTAACACAGTCATTCATAAATTATTTCATGTTTAAGTCCTGAAATTAATTACAGCTGTTTACATTAATTAAGAAATGCCACTGGAGAAAGATTTTAAAGGCAAGGGAAATTCCTCTGACTTTTTTTCCCTGTGTAATTCACTCATTGAGAAATAAATAACATCT
It encodes the following:
- the LOC143499238 gene encoding uncharacterized protein LOC143499238 isoform X2; the encoded protein is MGMETQGPVHTVGRLTPAQVKTFQKVEPKALGSIQIIIAALCLCLSVSILQIYYEVHFTPDLIVVVVIVLQLLASGSILIHAGRFPSLFWVKTTLVVHLVSAAFSTAALGLLSRHLPYRQDSYHCEHCRRLEIYAVNCYKQCTYTVERTSKLLIDGLLTTLVLFLVVELAVCIVTILFGLAVLAKGGLQLPGVGQHVVPPAASSQQFIPPSPVEAQVPTVPQQVEVVVREPEPEPGPAEEISTPPTEPQVEPIDSFAEI
- the LOC143499238 gene encoding uncharacterized protein LOC143499238 isoform X1, whose product is MGMETQGPVHTVGRLTPAQVKTFQKVEPKALGSIQIIIAALCLCLSVSILQIYYEVHFTPDLIVVVVIVLQLLASGSILIHAGRFPSLFWVKTTLVVHLVSAAFSTAALGLLSRHLPYRQDSYHCEHCRRLEIYAVQQNCYKQCTYTVERTSKLLIDGLLTTLVLFLVVELAVCIVTILFGLAVLAKGGLQLPGVGQHVVPPAASSQQFIPPSPVEAQVPTVPQQVEVVVREPEPEPGPAEEISTPPTEPQVEPIDSFAEI
- the LOC143499238 gene encoding uncharacterized protein LOC143499238 isoform X3; amino-acid sequence: MGMETQGPVHTVGRLTPAQVKTFQKVEPKALGSIQIIIAALCLCLSVSILQIYYEVHFTPDLIVVVVIVLQLLASGSILIHAGRFPSLFWVKTTLVVHLVSAAFSTAALGLLSRHLPYRQDSYHCEHCRRLEIYAVLLIDGLLTTLVLFLVVELAVCIVTILFGLAVLAKGGLQLPGVGQHVVPPAASSQQFIPPSPVEAQVPTVPQQVEVVVREPEPEPGPAEEISTPPTEPQVEPIDSFAEI